The sequence TGAAAGAAAAAGAAAGATTGACAAGGCTTTATACTGTGCCGATCCTGCTGCAGGGCTTATAACTGCCGCAGCTTTGATTCTTCCTTCAAAAAAATTGGAAGATGTTACTGTTGATTTTCTTATAAGAAGAATGAACGAAAAGAGTTTTGCCAAAGGTGTAAACAGAGAGCAGATAAAGTCATGTGAACAGTTAGGCCTTTCTTTGGAGAAATTTCTCGAAATCGCTTTGGAAGCAATGAAAAAGATTTCAGATGAATTAGGTCTTTAACAGTTTTTTAAAGAAGCCCATAACTTCAATACCATAAAAAACCAGGGTTTAACAATCTTGGTTTTTTATTTGACCGAAATCAAAAAAAATATATTAAAGTGTGTGCTTTTTGGGAAAAATAGTACAATCAGACCAATTACTAATAGAAGAAGGAGGGAACACGCTGTATAAAAATACAGCTTTGTAAAAATATGATGGATAGAAAAGAAAGAATACTGGCGTTTATGAGGGAGGATGCATACAAACCTCTTTTATTCAGTGAATTGGTTACTGTACTGGACGTCCCAAAAAGCGACATCGGGTTGTTTGAAAACCTGCTAAAGGAGCTGGAGGAAGAAGGGCTCATATTTAAGAACCGAAAAAACAGGTATGGAGTTCCTGAAAGAATGAATCTTGTATGCGGATACCTCCAGGGAAATGAGCATGGTTATGGATTTTTAATTCCCGATGACGAAAACATGAAGGATATATTCATTCCTTCCGGCGGTCTGAACGGCGCCATGCACAAAGACAGGGTTATAGCAAGGATCAATAAAAAAGGTATCGGAGACAAAAGAGCCGAGGGTGAAATAATAAAGATTGTAAAAAGGGCCAACAAGACCGTTGTCGGCACGTTTGAAAGCAGCAAGTATTTTGGATTTGTAGTACCGGATGACCCGAGAATATCCGGGGACATTTTTATTCCGAAGGACGAGATAAATGGTGCAAAATCAGGTCAGAAAGTTGTGGCCGAAATTGTTGTATGGCCGGAAAAAAGAAGAAATGCCGAGGGAAGGATAATTGAAATAATTGGTGACAAAGATGAGCCGGGTTCGGACATTCTCTCTATTATAAAAGCTTACAACTTAAGAGAGGACTTCCCTGAGGAGGTAATAAGAGAGGCAAAATCAATCAGCCAGACCGTAACCGAGGATATGATAAAGGGAAGGCGCGACCTTAGGGATTTGACCATGGTCACCATTGACGGCGAAGATGCCAAGGACCTGGATGATGCCGTTTCCATTGAAAGGCTTCCTAACGGAAACTACCGTTTGGGGGTTCATATTGCCGATGTAAGCTACTATGTCAAAGAGGGCTCCCCTTTGGATAAAGAGGCTTTGAAAAGGGGTACCAGTGTTTATCTGGTGGACAGGGTTATTCCCATGTTTCCAAAAGAACTTTCAAACGGTATTTGCAGCCTTAATCCCAAAGTTGACAGGCTTGCTTTCACCGTCATGATGGAGATTGACAAATCCGGCAGGGTTGTGGATCATGAAATATTTGAAAGCGTAATAAATGTTAATGAGAGAATGACTTATACCGACGTTTACAAGATTCTCGAGGAGAACGACGAAGGGCTTATTGAGCGCTACAAATACCTCTGCGACACCTTCCACACAATGAAGGAACTGGCTCTTATATTAAGAAAAAAGAGGATGGACAGAGGAGCCATTGATTTTAATTTTGACGAGGCGAAAATAGTGCTTGACGAAAAAGGTGTGCCGATTGAGGTTAAAAGATATGAGATGACCATTGCCAACAATATAATTGAAGAATTTATGCTGGTGTGCAATGAGACGGTCGCAGAACACTTTTTCTGGACAAACACACCTTTTGTTTACAGAATCCATGAAGATCCCGATCCGGATAAAATTGAGGCCTTCAGTGAGTTTGTACACAACCTGGGATATACGCTCAAAGGTATAAACAAAATTCATCCCAAGGCTTTGCAGGATGTTCTGGAGAAGGCCAGAGGCACAAAAGAGGAGACCATAATAAGCACGGTTATGCTGAGGTCTTTGCAAAAGGCCAGGTACAGCCACATCAACAGCGGACATTTTGGACTTGCCGCGAAATACTACTGCCACTTTACATCACCTATCAGAAGATATCCGGACCTTATTATTCACAGAATTATGAAGGAATATCTGAAAGGTACTGTAAATCCGGAAAGAGAAGATTTATTAAACAGCAGACTTCCTGAAATTGCAAAGCTTTGTTCTGAAAGGGAACGGGCTGCGGAAGAGGCCGAAAGGGAGACCGAAGAGCTGAAGAAAGTTGAGTTTATGAAAAAGCATGAAGGACAAGTGTTTGAAGGTATAATATCAAATGTGACGTCCTTCGGCATGTTTGTGGAATTGGAAAACACTATTGAGGGCCTGGTAAGGATAAGCAGCCTGGAGGATGACTATTATGTGTATAATGACAAAAGTTACAGCCTGATAGGTGAAAGAAGCAGAAAGGTTTATCGGATAGGCGATGTGGTAAATGTCATGTTGATTAAAGCTGATGTGGCCGCCCGCAGGATTGAATTTACCATTGTTGACAAAAACAATGGTGAAAATGATGAGAAGGCTTTAGAGTCAGATGGAAAGGAGAATGGCAAACCTAAAAGAAAGCGCAGGAGAAAAACACCTGATGAAGCCGTGCTTCTTCATGTGCAGGGTAAAAAGAAAAAGAAGAAAACTAAAAAAGCTAAAGTATAAAGGGAGAGATTTGTATTTTACTTGTAAGTGCATGCCTAATTGGAGTGAATTGTAAATATAATGGAAAAAATAATTTGAATAAAAAGGTAATGAAGCTTTGTTCAGAAGAGACTCTGATACCTGTATGTCCCGAGCAGTTGGGGGGATGTCCCACGCCTAGAGTTCCTTCTGAGATAGCAGACGGTGACGGGGCGGATGTTTTGGATGGCAAAAGCAGGGTAATGAACAAAAACGGGGAAGATGTGACAGAATATTTTATAAAAGGGGCGCAAGAGGTACTAAAGATTGCAAAAACCATGGGCATAAAGAAAGCGATACTGAAAGCAAGAAGCCCGTCCTGCGGATTTGGCAGTATTTATGACGGTACGTTTTCGGGAAAAACCAAAAGAGGCAACGGTGTAACTTCGGAAATTCTTGTAAGAAACGGTGTTTCAGTTTTGACGGAGGAAGATATATTAACGAAAGAAGATATATGATGTGCGGCAGTATGATTATAAAAAACTATAAAAATGCAAAGAGAATGAAAAAAAGAAAATGAAAAAGAGGTATAAAATACAGGATGACGATTATGAGGAGGTAAAATGCTTTTACCTCCTCATTAAAGACTGAGATTGTAAAATATTTTATGTAAACTAATTGACTCCTTCTATGATAGAATAATAAAGTATAGGAGGAGTTTTTTATGGCAAGAAAAAGGATAATAACACCAGAAAAGAAAGAGCTTATCAGAAATCTCATTTCTGAGTACAACATTACTTCAGCAAAGGATTTGCAGGAAGCATTGAAGGATCTGCTCGGAGATACGATACAAAATATGTTGGAAGCAGAGCTGGATGAACATCTCGGATATGAAAAGTACGAATCAACTGAAGAAGCGAAATCAAATTACCGTAACGGGTACACATCAAAAACATTAAAGTCAAGTGTAGGGCAAGTGGAAATAGATATCCCGCGGGACCGGAATGCAGAATTCGAGCCGAAAATTGTTCCCAGGTATAAAAGGGACATTTCAGAAATTGAAAATAAAATAATAGCAATGTATGCGCGGGGGATGTCTACCAGAGAAATCAACGAGCAGATACAGGAAATCTACGGATTTGAAGTATCTGCCGAGATGGTAAGTAAGATCACTGATAAAATACTACCTGAGATAGAAGAGTGGCAGAAAAGGCCTCTGGGAGAGGTTTATCCGATAGTATTTATTGACGCAATTCATTTTTCAGTAAAAAATGACGGCATTGTTGGGAAGAAGGCCGTATATATTGTGCTGGCGATTGATATAGAAGGGCAGAAAGATGTTATCGGTATTTATGTAGGAGAAAATGAGAGCTCAAAATTCTGGCTGAGTGTCTTAAATGACCTTAAAAACAGGGGTGTTAAAGACATTCTGATTCTCTGTGCTGATGCACTTTCAGGGATAAAGGATGCAATCAATGCGGCTTTTCCGAATACTGAATATCAGAGGTGTATAGTACACCAGATAAGAAACACGCTAAAGTATGTGTCAGATAAAGACCGAAAGGAATTTGCCAGGGACTTGAAACGGATATATACGGCTCCGAATGAGAAGGCAGGGTACGACCAGATGCTTGAGGTTTCAGAGAAATGGGAGAAGAAATACCCGGCAGCTATGAAGAGCTGGAAGAGCAATTGGGATGTTATTTGTCCATTTTTTAAGTATTCGGAGGAACTACGTAAAATCATGTATACGACCAATACTATTGAGAGCCTGAATAGCAGTTATAGAAGGATAAACAAATCAAGGACAGTATTTCCTGGCGACCAGTCACTTTTAAAGAGCATATATTTAGCTACAGTGAAGATTACTTCAAAATGGACGATGCGTTACAAAAACTGGGGTTTGATACTGGGACAGCTACAGATTATGTTCGAAGGGCGTATATAGTATAATCAAGGGGTTCAGGGAAACTCTGGTTTCCTGAACCCCCCTGTAATATTTTATACGCATCATCTTTGTCAAATTTTTCTTTTGTAAGAATTTCTTATCAGAAATTCTTTTGAATCTATAAAATTTGACAAAGCAGACTTTCGAGTCTTAAAATATATTTAAATACTAACATAGAAGGAAAATTAGTTTACACAAAAATATTTACACTGCCTTATGAGGAGGTAAAATGCTTTTACCTCCTCATTAAAGACTATACCAAAAAGTTTTTAATTTCTTCACAGAATTCATCACAATTGTCAGTGTGGACGTCCACTCTGATAGGTTTGCTTAAATCAAGGCTGAAAATACCCATTATAGATTTTGCGTCCACCACATAACGTCCCGATGTTAAATCAATATCAAAATCGTATTTATTTACTATATTGACAAAATCTTTAACATCAGTGATGGACTTAAGTGAAATATTAAATGATTTCATATAATTTCCCCCTTTGTGTTCTTTAGGCATTATTTGCTCCATGGTAATATATTAACTTGTTTGAAGTTGCAAGTCAATTGTTATATTGCTAAAATTTACTTAGTATTTTGTAACTATTTTTTCATATCAAAATAAAGTAGAGGAGTTTTACGCAAACAATGAAAAGGGCTGCATTCTATACGTTAGGCTGCAAAGTAAATCAGTATGAGACTGAGGCAATTTCCGAAATGTTTGAAAAAGCGGGCTACAAGATAGTAGACTTTGAAGATGAAGCC comes from Acetivibrio thermocellus ATCC 27405 and encodes:
- a CDS encoding DUF523 domain-containing protein, whose product is MLLVSACLIGVNCKYNGKNNLNKKVMKLCSEETLIPVCPEQLGGCPTPRVPSEIADGDGADVLDGKSRVMNKNGEDVTEYFIKGAQEVLKIAKTMGIKKAILKARSPSCGFGSIYDGTFSGKTKRGNGVTSEILVRNGVSVLTEEDILTKEDI
- a CDS encoding IS256-like element ISCth4 family transposase — protein: MARKRIITPEKKELIRNLISEYNITSAKDLQEALKDLLGDTIQNMLEAELDEHLGYEKYESTEEAKSNYRNGYTSKTLKSSVGQVEIDIPRDRNAEFEPKIVPRYKRDISEIENKIIAMYARGMSTREINEQIQEIYGFEVSAEMVSKITDKILPEIEEWQKRPLGEVYPIVFIDAIHFSVKNDGIVGKKAVYIVLAIDIEGQKDVIGIYVGENESSKFWLSVLNDLKNRGVKDILILCADALSGIKDAINAAFPNTEYQRCIVHQIRNTLKYVSDKDRKEFARDLKRIYTAPNEKAGYDQMLEVSEKWEKKYPAAMKSWKSNWDVICPFFKYSEELRKIMYTTNTIESLNSSYRRINKSRTVFPGDQSLLKSIYLATVKITSKWTMRYKNWGLILGQLQIMFEGRI
- a CDS encoding HPr family phosphocarrier protein → MKSFNISLKSITDVKDFVNIVNKYDFDIDLTSGRYVVDAKSIMGIFSLDLSKPIRVDVHTDNCDEFCEEIKNFLV
- the rnr gene encoding ribonuclease R; its protein translation is MMDRKERILAFMREDAYKPLLFSELVTVLDVPKSDIGLFENLLKELEEEGLIFKNRKNRYGVPERMNLVCGYLQGNEHGYGFLIPDDENMKDIFIPSGGLNGAMHKDRVIARINKKGIGDKRAEGEIIKIVKRANKTVVGTFESSKYFGFVVPDDPRISGDIFIPKDEINGAKSGQKVVAEIVVWPEKRRNAEGRIIEIIGDKDEPGSDILSIIKAYNLREDFPEEVIREAKSISQTVTEDMIKGRRDLRDLTMVTIDGEDAKDLDDAVSIERLPNGNYRLGVHIADVSYYVKEGSPLDKEALKRGTSVYLVDRVIPMFPKELSNGICSLNPKVDRLAFTVMMEIDKSGRVVDHEIFESVINVNERMTYTDVYKILEENDEGLIERYKYLCDTFHTMKELALILRKKRMDRGAIDFNFDEAKIVLDEKGVPIEVKRYEMTIANNIIEEFMLVCNETVAEHFFWTNTPFVYRIHEDPDPDKIEAFSEFVHNLGYTLKGINKIHPKALQDVLEKARGTKEETIISTVMLRSLQKARYSHINSGHFGLAAKYYCHFTSPIRRYPDLIIHRIMKEYLKGTVNPEREDLLNSRLPEIAKLCSERERAAEEAERETEELKKVEFMKKHEGQVFEGIISNVTSFGMFVELENTIEGLVRISSLEDDYYVYNDKSYSLIGERSRKVYRIGDVVNVMLIKADVAARRIEFTIVDKNNGENDEKALESDGKENGKPKRKRRRKTPDEAVLLHVQGKKKKKKTKKAKV